In Acinonyx jubatus isolate Ajub_Pintada_27869175 chromosome B3, VMU_Ajub_asm_v1.0, whole genome shotgun sequence, a genomic segment contains:
- the PIGBOS1 gene encoding protein PIGBOS1, whose protein sequence is MFGRLTLPQLLFATILGIAGGMYIYQPIFEQYYRDKMEFKKKLKLTQESEEKKS, encoded by the coding sequence atGTTTGGGAGATTGACTCTTCCACAACTGCTTTTTGCTACCATCCTTGGAATTGCTGGAGGAATGTATATTTATCAACCAATATTTGAACAGTACTACCGAGATaagatggaatttaaaaaaaagttgaaattgaCACAAGaatcagaagagaagaaaagttaa